The nucleotide sequence ATAGCCTTAGAGCTTAACTCTACTGAATCTATCAAAAAATGTTTAGAAAAGAGTGATTTTTTTAGCGTTTTACCGAGGTTTTGTGTTCCAAAAACGCTATATCAGATAAAAGTTAAAAATATCAAATTCACAAGAGATTTAAGCATTATTTTTCATACAAAAAAGCAAGAAGATTCTGAGTTCATAAGCATAGCAACCGCTCTTCAAAACAAGCTAGCTGCTATATATAAACTCAATGTTCCATCTTATCTTTTGCTTTGATACCGATCAAATTTAAAGCTACTTTGATACTAAGAGCAACTACGCTAAATAGTTTCAAAAGTTCATCTTCGTTTTTGCTTCCTACTACTCTGTTTTCATTGTAAAACTTATGAAAACTAGCACTTAAAGATTTTAGGTATTCAGGTATTTTGTGAAGTGATCTTGAAGTGACAGCGTCTTCTAGTACTTCAGGTAAAATGAGTGCTTCAAAAAGCAAATTTTTACCACTCTCATCTAAATTTGAAAGATCTGCGTCCATCACGTCACTTGGAAGCTTGTTTGCTTTTGCAAATACTTGATTTACTCTTGCGTGAGCGTAATTTATATAGAATATAGGATTCGAACTGTCCTCTTTTTTGAGTTCGTTTATATCAAACTCAAGGCTGCTTGTATTTGCTTTTGAGATAAATATAAATCTAAGCGCGTCGCTTCCTATCTCACTTAGTATATCACTCATAAGTACGCTAGTGCCGGCGCGTTTGCTCATCTTAAACGGTTTGCCCTCTTTTAGCAAACTCACCATTTGCATCAAAATTACTTCAAGTCTATTCTCATCATATCCAAGAAAATTGATAGCTGCTTTAATGCGAGCTATGTATCCATGGTGATCAGCACCCCAAATATTAATATAATGCTCATACCCTTTTTTAAATTTAGCATCGTGATACACTATATCTCCAGCTAAATAAGTAGGTCTGCCATCGCTTCTTATAACAACCCTATCGCTATCATCTCCTAGCATCGTTGAGGCTATATAAGTAGTTTGGTCTTTTTCATACATCTGCCCGCTTGAGGCAAGTTTTTTTATCGTTCCTTCAAGTTCATCATAAAGTGCTTTTTCGCTAGCCCAACTCTCTATAAAAATACCAACGTCTTGCAGATCTTTTTTGATAATCTTCAAAACTTCATCTTTACCAAATTCTGCAAGTTCGAGATTTCTACTCTCATCATAAAAGATATCTTTTCCAAATTTATCAAGCGCAAGTTTAGCGATATCGTCGATATATTCGCCTCTGTAGTATTTATCTGGATACTGTACATTCTCATTAAACAGAGTTTCGCGCGCAAAAAGACTTATAGAAACTCCAAGCAAATCTATCTGATTTCCAGCGTCATTTATATAATACTCAGTAAAAACATCAAGTCCAATGTGTCTTGCTACTCTAGCTAACGTATCACCATATACCGCTCCTCTTACATGCCCGATATGCAGAGGTCCAGTCGGATTTGCGCTGATATATTCGATAAAAATATCTTTTTGGCTCTGTGGTTTTTTGCTTCCAAAACTCTGCTCAAGGCTCAAAGCGTTATTTGCAAGAGAATTTAAAAACTCACCTTTTAATTTAAAATTTAAATATCCATTTATACTAAAAACATCAAAAAGTTTATGATTTTCAAATTTAAGCGCAAGCTGGGAAGCTATGATTGCTGGTGATTTTTTAAACTCTTTAGCAAGAGAAAATGCGAAAGGAGTTGCGTAATGAGCAAGATTCTTATCCTTTGGCTTTTCAAGGATAAAATCACGACCCAAAACGCTGTAAATTTCGCTTTTAACACTGTTTTTCATCAAACGTTCTTTGTTGTTTCGTTTTGTTTTGTACTTTGAGTTTCGCTATCTGTTTTTTCTATTTTTTCTACTGGAGTTTCATCCTCCATCTCTTTTTTAAATGTTTTGATACCTTTTCCAACGCCTTTTGCAAGCTCTGGTATCTTTTTAGCGCCAAATAATAACACTATAATGGCAAGAACTATCAGCCAATGTCCCATACTAAAACTACCCATATTATCTCCTTAATTTTAAATATTTTAACACAAATTTATAAATTTAGCAAACGTTCCAGCTGTCTATCACAGCGCTTATATCATAATTTTGTGTTTTTACGCTCATAGTTTCAAAGATGGATTTTAAACTAGCATATGATCTATCAAGATCATCATTGATAATCAGATAATCATACTCATTTATATGCCCCATCTCGGTTGCAGCATTAAATAGTCTGTTTTCTATAGCATCTTTTAAGTCAGCATCTCTGATCTCAAGACGTCTTTTTAGCTCATTTCTATCTTTTGTAGTTACAAAAACAGATGTTATGATCTCACGATACTTTTTCATAGCCAAATGAAATCCTTGAACATCTATATCGAAAATTACTATTTTTCCATCTTTTAAAGCTTTTTCAACCGGCTCAAGACTAGTTCCGTAGTAATTTTTATGCACACAAGCCCATTCTAAAAACTTACCTGCTTCTATACCTGTTTTAAACTCATCTTCACTTATATAATGATAATTCACTCCATCTTTTTCACCATCTCTTATAGATCTTGTGGTGCTTGAGATAGAAAAATGTATATTATCAAAATCTCGCATAAGCTTACTTAGTAGCGTACTTTTGCCACTTCCGCTAGGTCCGCTTATTATCAAAATTTGTCCGCTCACGCCTTTTCCTCAAAGCTTATATTTATCTTTATATTCATATCTTTTAATAGATCTTTTATCGCACTTGAGTTTAAAGACTCTGTTATTTGCTCACTGATTTTCTTAGTTAATTCGCTTTTTAGCTCACCATCATCGATAATTTTAGATACTGGCGTCTCCTTAACATCATCTAAACTTTGGCTTACTTCTTCATTTAACGCAGTTTTTATATCTTTTTCGCTTATCTCATCTATATTTGTAGCTTCATAACCGTTAATGCTGGCTGATTCTTGACTTACGTTTTCATCATAAACAGCGTCATTTTGCAAAGGTGCTTCATCTGCTATAGCATTCTTGCTTGCATCTCCAAACTCATCATTATCAGACTCATTAACAAGCATTTCATTTGTTAAAACATCTGCTTCATCACTATGTTCTTCAAACTCATCTAAATTTTTTACTTCGCTATCATCTGTTATTTCATCTAAACTGCTAGTTGAACTCTCATCTATATGATCAGTATCAACGCTATTTTGGATCTCATCTATACTCTTATCTAAATTTTCAGTCTCTATAATATCGTCTGAGAATTCTTCTAAATCATTATCTAAATTTTCACTTTGTTTTTCTGTTTCGGTGCTATTTTGCTCTTCGTCTAAATTCTCACTCTCATCTATATTATCTATCTCTTTTAACGCTTCGTCTATACTTGTTATATCGCTTGATTGCTCGTCTAGATCCATATATTCATCTTCTTTTTCTGCTTTATCTATATCATCTATAGGCATATTATCGATCTCTTGTATCATACTACTAAGCTCATCAAGTTCATCGCTTTTTATCTCTGTGAGCTCTTCTTTTTCATCATTATCTAAATTCAAATTCTCACTTGATATGGTAGTGTCATCTTCCAAATTTGATTCATCATTCATCTTACTTATGGTGTCATTTTTTAAATTTGACTCATCATTAAAATTAGATATATTATCTATATTTGTCGTATCTTCGGTCTCTTTTATAGTATCTTCTAACTCATCTTGAGTTATCTCTTGAATGCTATCTTCTACTTCATAATCTTCTTCACTAGATGGTATGATCTCGTCATCTTGTGCGCTATCTTTTTGCTCATTATCAAAGTCTTGATCATTGGGGTTAGAAGCTAAATCATCTACAAATTCATTAGAGCTCATCTCTTTATCTATAGGCTGCTTATCTAAAATTTCATTATCATCTATATGATCAAAGTTATCAAGTAATTCATCATCTAAACTATTTGTATCAAGCAACTCATCATTTAAATGCTTACTAAAATCTATATCGTCTATATCTCTTAGCTCTCCAAATTCATTTCCAAGTTTTACATTATCTTCATCATCTATATCTTTTTTATGATTTTTTAAATTTAAATCATCTGTTTTATCACCCATATAAGGCAATGGTTTTTTTAGTATATTTTCTACGATATCAATAAAATCAGTTGGCAAAAACGGTTTTTCAAGTACATTTTTTCCCGATATATTTTCATAATTTCTAGGGACAAGATATAAAATATCTTTTGCGTATAAAGAGTAGTTACTATTTTCATCAAAAAGAGCGCTATCGCAAATAAGTAGATCATAATCCACGCCATTGATACTATCGGTATCTGCAACCTCTATAAACTCATAACCGAGTTTTGCAAGGCTGACATTTACTAGGCGCGACACTGCTGGATTATCATTGAGTAAAACAACTTTCATTATAGCTCCTTATGGAATCTTTTTTTCAATATTTTACGCTATTTTTCATTATTAATAGCTTTATTCAGAAAAATAAACTGGGCAAATCATTCAAAACCTGCATCATAAGAGATGTAAATAACTTAACCATAGCTGAAATAATAGCCATAATAACTACAAAAGCAATTGCGATTTTGATCGGAAAACCGACTACAAGAAGATTAAACTGAGGCATCGTTTTCATAAGCATTCCAAAAATAAGATCTGCTAATAATGATAGGGCCAATATAGGAAACGATATTATAAATCCGAATAAAAATAGATTTATCACGCCTTTTGCGGTGTATTTCACTATATTTTCATCAGGATAAAAACCGCCTAAGGGGATGAATTGCAGAGAATAAGCTATAAATTGCAGCACTATATGATGTCCATCAAAAAGTAAAAATGCTAATAATACGATAAAATTTAACATATTTGAGATGAGTGGCATATTAATTCCGCTTTGCGGATCGATCACGTTTGCCATAGAAAATCCCATAATCATAGAAATTTGTCCTCCAGCTAGCTGCAAAGCACCAAATACAAGCATCAAAAGCACTCCAGCGCACATACCAAACATCAACTCTGAAAATGTTTCTAAAATCAGATACTCTACACTCAAACTTTCAAGGCCGATTGGTGCGTGAGCAAGAGGAAATAAAAATATGGCAAACATAAACGAAAGAGCTGCTTTTATGATGACAGGAATTTGCATATGGTTAAAAAATGGGAAAAAAACCATAAGCGCACCGGTTCTTACGAGAAGCAAAAAAAATGTAACTACGTTATTTTGACCTAGATAATTTACAAATTCCATATCCAAACTTTTTGATTTATGATCGATATTTTACTTAAATTGGTCTAAATTTAATATTATTTTTAAGTCTAACTGCATTTTTTATATGGCTAGTATAGTTTAATAATATAAATTATTTTAATAATAATTTTATATATTCCTGATACAATATTATATTTTGAAATTCATAATCAGGATGTAAATAATGAAAAAATTCGCATTTTTTAGTATTTTAGCGGCGGCGGTTATATTTGCAAATGATGAATACAATGCGACATTACCACCTACTAAGATAGAAAGTAAGTCAGACGTCGATGAGCTAAAAGGTTATGTAGGCTACGATAGAGCTCAAGGTAGCAGAACAGACTTGCTATTAAAAGAGACGCCTCAAACCATAGATATATTAGATATCAGTAGAAATAAAAGCTATGGACAAAATGATCTTAGCTCGATCCTTGAAGGAACAGCAGGTATAGACACTACTTATGATATGAGGGCAGACAACATTTTTATCAGAGGGTTCAATGCAGACGCTGGAGATATCTATAGAGATGGTGTTAGAGATAGCGGACAAGTTAGAAGAAGCACGGCAAATATCGAGAGAATAGAGATATTAAAAGGGCCAAATTCCGTGTTATATGGAAGAGGTGCAGGTGGTGGAGTTATAAATATGGTAAGTAAAGTGGCAAATTTTAACTCTAAAAGCTTGGCCACAGTAGGCTATGGATCGTATGATAATAGATACTTTGGA is from Campylobacter fetus subsp. testudinum 03-427 and encodes:
- the argS gene encoding arginyl-tRNA synthetase (Pfam matches to PF05746.11 DALR_1, and to PF00750.15 tRNA-synt_1d, and to PF03485.12 Arg_tRNA_synt_N), with the protein product MKNSVKSEIYSVLGRDFILEKPKDKNLAHYATPFAFSLAKEFKKSPAIIASQLALKFENHKLFDVFSINGYLNFKLKGEFLNSLANNALSLEQSFGSKKPQSQKDIFIEYISANPTGPLHIGHVRGAVYGDTLARVARHIGLDVFTEYYINDAGNQIDLLGVSISLFARETLFNENVQYPDKYYRGEYIDDIAKLALDKFGKDIFYDESRNLELAEFGKDEVLKIIKKDLQDVGIFIESWASEKALYDELEGTIKKLASSGQMYEKDQTTYIASTMLGDDSDRVVIRSDGRPTYLAGDIVYHDAKFKKGYEHYINIWGADHHGYIARIKAAINFLGYDENRLEVILMQMVSLLKEGKPFKMSKRAGTSVLMSDILSEIGSDALRFIFISKANTSSLEFDINELKKEDSSNPIFYINYAHARVNQVFAKANKLPSDVMDADLSNLDESGKNLLFEALILPEVLEDAVTSRSLHKIPEYLKSLSASFHKFYNENRVVGSKNEDELLKLFSVVALSIKVALNLIGIKAKDKMEH
- a CDS encoding twin arginine translocation system, TatA/E family protein (Pfam match to PF02416.12 MttA_Hcf106); translated protein: MGSFSMGHWLIVLAIIVLLFGAKKIPELAKGVGKGIKTFKKEMEDETPVEKIEKTDSETQSTKQNETTKNV
- the gmk gene encoding deoxyguanylate kinase / guanylate kinase (Pfam match to PF00625.17 Guanylate_kin), which translates into the protein MSGQILIISGPSGSGKSTLLSKLMRDFDNIHFSISSTTRSIRDGEKDGVNYHYISEDEFKTGIEAGKFLEWACVHKNYYGTSLEPVEKALKDGKIVIFDIDVQGFHLAMKKYREIITSVFVTTKDRNELKRRLEIRDADLKDAIENRLFNAATEMGHINEYDYLIINDDLDRSYASLKSIFETMSVKTQNYDISAVIDSWNVC
- the fliR gene encoding flagellar export apparatus, flagellar biosynthetic protein FliR (Pfam match to PF01311.16 Bac_export_1) is translated as MEFVNYLGQNNVVTFFLLLVRTGALMVFFPFFNHMQIPVIIKAALSFMFAIFLFPLAHAPIGLESLSVEYLILETFSELMFGMCAGVLLMLVFGALQLAGGQISMIMGFSMANVIDPQSGINMPLISNMLNFIVLLAFLLFDGHHIVLQFIAYSLQFIPLGGFYPDENIVKYTAKGVINLFLFGFIISFPILALSLLADLIFGMLMKTMPQFNLLVVGFPIKIAIAFVVIMAIISAMVKLFTSLMMQVLNDLPSLFF